GCTCGGCCATCGCGGAATTGGCCGAAGTGGCACCGGACAAAAAGGCCGGTCTGCTCGAAGCCGTCGCGCTGGTTTTTGGCTGGACCGAGCAAGGCTGGAGCGACGAAACCAACATGCGCGGTCAGCGGTTCTCCGACTTCAGGCCAGCCTGCGGGCAGACCTGGGCCGATCTCCGTGAGCAGGTCGCGAGACGACTGTGCCAGCGCTTCGGAGTGGCAGTCCAGCCGGGCAAACCTGCATGGAAGCAACTTCCCAATTTCGCTGGAGCAGTAAATTTCCTGCCCGCCTATCCTCGCAATGGAGACCCGGGTATCGAACTCGACGTGGTCACCTGCCATCACAAGAAATATTACATGGATTACATGGCAGAGCCGGGGCATGAGATCGCGCTCGACGATGAGAACCCCGAACCGATTGTCTTCCCGGTCACCAAAGCAGTGGGCGAACCGGAGTTCGCGTTTGTGGTCTTGGCTAATGGCAACGGAGTTGATGATCTTGAGAATCTCGCTCGTCGGTGGTTGCAAAAGTCGCTCGAAACTTTTGGAATCGGCGGCAAAACCGCCGCAGGTTACGGCTGGTTCCAGTTCGGCCCCAAGCCCGCCTCTCTCGCTGCTCCTCCAACCCAGGGCACCGGCGAAACCCTATCGTCCCGGCAGCCTTCCGAACATCCCCTGATCCGGCAATGGCGCGGGCGCGCCACTCGCGAGAATTTCCCCGCCATCTTGCCACAGCTTGCAGCTATTGGAGATGTCGAGGAGTTGCGCCGTCTTTTCGAGGCCATTATCCCCGAAAACGAACGTCACCGGCTTCGCACGAGCAACCCCTACTGGCAATCATTTCGTTCGCGCCCACAGGGCCAGCAAATCCTTCAACGTCTGGGCATCCAGCTCCAATGAACTCGCA
The Verrucomicrobiota bacterium DNA segment above includes these coding regions:
- the cmr6 gene encoding type III-B CRISPR module RAMP protein Cmr6, encoding MIYACKETREVWQALCRSKAHSRTLALERFVDFPNSEKDTDWRRRTCESIRTGQFFAQKIRHWGQFIDRLAGKPERILVGRLQSRLVLNAAGGVLENGGMCLDRISGIPFIPGSAVKGCARRSAIAELAEVAPDKKAGLLEAVALVFGWTEQGWSDETNMRGQRFSDFRPACGQTWADLREQVARRLCQRFGVAVQPGKPAWKQLPNFAGAVNFLPAYPRNGDPGIELDVVTCHHKKYYMDYMAEPGHEIALDDENPEPIVFPVTKAVGEPEFAFVVLANGNGVDDLENLARRWLQKSLETFGIGGKTAAGYGWFQFGPKPASLAAPPTQGTGETLSSRQPSEHPLIRQWRGRATRENFPAILPQLAAIGDVEELRRLFEAIIPENERHRLRTSNPYWQSFRSRPQGQQILQRLGIQLQ